Proteins encoded by one window of Arachis hypogaea cultivar Tifrunner chromosome 1, arahy.Tifrunner.gnm2.J5K5, whole genome shotgun sequence:
- the LOC112748855 gene encoding uncharacterized protein, which translates to MADFLVEVTGDPAEEMGIRWRLIVDGASNQASGGAGIILERPSGVIYEQSIKFEFPVSNNQAEYEALLGGLALAKEVGAMRLEICSDSQVVTSQVIRSYQARDSLLQKYLEKVRELSKLFEEVTIQHVPRERNTRADLLSKLASTKPGFGNRSLIQGMAKEPTVALHLTRLSPSWLDPIANFLESDKLPDDEKEAKVLRREVAKYAIIQGQLFKKGLSQPLLKCLHPDQTDYVLREVHEGCCGHHIRGKALARKLIRAGYYWPSMMEDSREFVRKCIKCKENANFNRAPASELCLLTSSRPFSQWGIDLLGPFPVGPGQVKYLIVAIDYYTKWVEAEPLASITSSNCRKFMWRQVITRFGIPKVVISDNGTQFIDKKFAEFLSGLGIKQKFSSVEHPQTNGQVESVNKIILLGLKKRLDNKKAA; encoded by the coding sequence ATGGCAGACTTCCTGGTAGAAGTGACAGGAGACCCAGCCGAAGAAATGGGCATACGGTGGAGGCTCATTGTAGACGGGGCCTCCAACCAAGCGTCCGGAGGTGCCGGGATCATTTTGGAAAGGCCATCCGGGGTCATATACGAACAATCGATCAAGTTCGAGTTCCCCGtatcgaacaaccaagcagagtACGAAGCCCTCTTGGGAGGCTTAGCCCTAGCCAAGGAGGTCGGGGCAATGAGGCTGGAAATATGTAGCGACTCACAGGTCGTTACCTCACAAGTGATTagaagctaccaagccagagaTTCGTTGTTACAAAAATACTTAGAGAAGGTCAGAGAGTTGAGCAAGCTATTCGAGGAGGTCACGATCCAACACGTTCCAagggaaaggaacacacgggcagacctcctatccAAGTTGGCAAGCACGAAACCAGGATTCGGCAACCGGTCTCTCATCCAGGGCATGGCGAAGGAGCCAACAGTCGCCCTCCACTTGACAAGGCTAAGCCCCTCCTGGTTGGATCCCATCGCTAACTTCCTGGAAAGCGACAAACTCCCTGATGACGAAAAAGAAGCTAAAGTATTGAGAAGAGAGGTAGCCAAATACGCGATCATTCAGGGACAGCTGTTTAAAAAAGGACTCAGCCAACCCCTATTAAAGTGCCTACatcccgaccagacggactatgtACTCAGAGAAGTCCATGAAGGGTGTTGCGGCCATCATATCaggggcaaagccctagcgagGAAGCTTATCCGAGCCGGATACTACTGGCCATCAATGATGGAAGATTCCAGAGAATTCGTGAGAAAGTGCATCAAGTGCAAAGAGAACGCCAACTTTAACAGAGCACCGGCCTCCGAGTTATGCTTGCTAACGTCCTCCCGACCCTTCTCACAGTGGGGAATCGACCTCTTAGGACCTTTTCCGGTTGgtccggggcaagtcaaatatctCATCGTTGCCATTGATTACTacaccaaatgggtagaagccgaACCACTGGCCAGCATAACCTCATCCAATTGcagaaagttcatgtggaggcaggtgataacccgaTTTGGCATTCCGAAAGTCGTCATCTCAGACAATGGGACGCAGTTCATTGACAAGAAGTTTGCAGAATTCCTCTCCGGTCTGGGCATAAAGCAGAAATTCTCCTCGGTAGAGCATCCTCAGACGAATGGGCAAGTCGAGTCCGTGAATAAGATCATCTTGTTGGGTCTTAAGAAGCGACTGGATAATAAAAAAGCTGCATAG